Below is a genomic region from Billgrantia tianxiuensis.
TGTGATGACGTTGCCCAGGCTGATCAGCGAAATGACGGCCAGCGCCAACGAGCCCAGCCAGCGCTCGGGCCTGGCATCGGGAGAGAATTTCATGACAGCCTCGCGATAGAGACCCGGCGCCAGCAGTGGAGCCGGGTCGGCGGGAAAGTGGGCTCAGCGCTCCTCGATGGCCTGGCGTGCCGCTTCGACCAGTTCCGGACCGATGCGAGGAGTCCACTTCTCATGCACGCTCTGGGTGGCGTTGACGAAAGCGCGATGCTGCTCTTCGGTGAGTTCGGTGACTTGCACGCCACGTTCCTGGATGGCCGCAAGACGCTCGCTCTCCTGCTCGCGAGTCATGGCGATCTCCCACTCCCCGGCTTCGACGGCGGTCTCGCGCAGGATCTCGCGCTGCTCCTCGGAGAGCGTCTCCCATACCTGCTGGTTGACGGCGAAGATCAGCGGATCGTTCATGTAGTTCCACAGGGTCAGGTACTCCTGCCCGACCTGGTCGATGCGCGCCACGTCGAACACCGAGAGCGGGTTCTCCTGGCCATCCACGGCACCGGTGGTGAGTGCCGGCTGGGCATCGGTCCAGCTCATCTGGGTGGGATCGGCGCCCAATGCGGTGAAGGTGTCCTGGAACAGCGGCGAGCCGACCACGCGGATCTTCAAGCCGTTGAGATCGCCGGGTTCGGTGATCGGACCGCGCGAATTGGAGATCTGGCGGAAGCCATTCTCGCCCCAGGCCAGCGGAATCACGCCGCGCGACTCGATGGCCTCGAAGATCATTTCGCCGGCCTCGCCGCCGGTCACGGCATCCACGGCCGCCTCGTCGGGCATGAAGAACGGCAGCGAGAAGAGGTTGAGCTCGGGTACCTGGGGCGACCAGTTGATGGTCGAGCCCACGGCCACATCGATCAAACCGGAACGCATGGCGGAGAACTCACGGGTCTGGTCGCCGGCCACCAGCTGTGAGTTGGGATAGACGCGCAGGGTGAGTTCACCCCGGTGCGCTCCTCCACCAGTTCGGCCCATTTCTCCGCCGCCTGGCCCCAGGGGAAGGCATCGGACAGCACGGTGGAAACGGAAAGCTCGCGTGCCTGCGCCGTGAGCGAAGCGGTCAGCACGGCGGCACCGGCCAAGGCCGCAGCGATACGGGTGATACGGCTTGCTGAATTCATGACGTGTCCTTGCAGCTGATGAGGCCAGCTCCGACAGGGCCGGCCGTGATTATCGTTCTGGCGGGCATCGACGAGCATCGCCACGCCTCGACATTCTACGATGTCATGCGTTGAATGGTAGCCCGATAACGATATCGGGCGACGCGGAGGTTTTGGACTGCTACCCTCGCCTGGCCGAATTCATCGAGGAAGCCGACGTGCCACTGCGCGACCTGCTGCTGGGCCTGGTGATCGTGGCGATCTGGGCCCTGAACATCATCGTCATCAAGCTGGGCGTCGCGGAACTGCCACCGCTACTGCTGACGACCTTGCGCTTCATCCTGGTCGCCGCCCTGCTGGTGCCCTTTCATCCCGTGGCGCGTCACCAGTTGCCCTTCCTCGTGATGATCTCGGCAACCTTCGGCACCCTGCACTTCGCCCTACTGTTCATCGGCCTGGGCCAGGCCGAGGCCGGCACCGGCGCGCTGCTGGTGCAGATGGGCACGCCCTTCGCCACCCTGCTGGCGGTGATCTTCCTCGGCGAGCGCCTGAGCGCCAAGCGCCTGGCGGGACTCGTGCTCTCGTTCGGTGGCGTGGTCGTACTGGCCGGCGGACCCAGCCTGCCCTCACCGCTGCCCATGGCCCTGCTGCTGCTCAGCGCCTTCGGCTGGGCGGTGTCGCAGCTATTGATCAAGAAGGGGCCCAATATCGCCCCCCTGGCATTGGCCGGATGGACGGCGCTGTTCGCCGTGCCTCAGGTGGCACTCGGCTCCTGGTGGTTCGAGCACGATCACATGAGCGCCATGGCGGCGGCTGGCTGGTTCGGCTGGGGTGCGGTGTTCTACACCGCCGTGATGTCGTCGATCGTCGCCTACGGCCTGTGGTATGGCCTGCTGCGACGCCACCCGGTGAGCCGCCTGGCGCCGCTGAGCCTGTTGGTGCCAGCGGGCGCCGTGGTACTGGGCATCGTGCTGCTGGGCGAGGCGCTCAACGCCCATATCCTGATCGGCGGCGCCATGGTCCTCGCCGGCGTGGCGCTGATCGTGATCCGCTTCAGAGCCTTATTCGGCCGCTGACGGGCAGGCACTCTGGCGCCCAGGCCAGCGCACGCAGGCGCCCTCCTCGATGCCGCGCGCCGCGAAGAAGCCGGCATTGACCTCCAGCGCCGCATGATAGGTGACTCCGGCCACGGTGACCGGGCAGTCGTAGGGGTTACGCGATGTGCACGGCTGCATGGTATGCAGGGCGGTGATCCGCCCCTCGGCGTCAAGGAAGGCGATATCCAGCGGGATGCGGGTGCGGTACATCCAGAAACCGCCCTGGGGCGGCTGGGGCTCCTGATAGAGGAACAACATGCCGGCCTCCGGGTCGAGGTGGTCGCGATCCATCAACCCCTTCTGGCGCTCGGCCGAGGTGCGCGCCAGCTCCACTGCCAGCCGGTAGCGCTCGCCGCCGGCATGAATCTCCAGCGGCACACGCTCGAGCGTCGAGGGCTCATCGGCAGCCGCAGGCCACGGCCAGGCCATGGACAGCAGTGCCAGCACGATGATGCTCGCCAGCCCGCCGCCATTCAGTACTTGATCACGGATCATGTCGCCATCTCCTTGGGTTCGTCGGGCAACAGGTGGATACCGGCCGCCAACAGCGAGACCTGCACCCTTTCACCGCGAGCCAGGGCACTGCGCCTGGCGGCATGGGTGGAGATATCGAAGCGCAGCGTTTCTCCGACCGGCTCGACATCCACCGCCAGCGTGGTGGTGCCTCCCATTACGATCATTTCGCTCACCACACCCTCGACGACATTCTCGCGCTTGCCCTCGGCGGCCCGCGTTCCCCGATGTAGCACCACGTCGGAATCGGGCAGGTACCAGCTCACGCGCTGTCCCGGCGTACAGGCATCGAGACCCTGAGCCACCTCGAGCATGAGCGGTCCCCACTGTAGCCGACGCCCATCGGTGGCCGCTACCACCCGCCCCTCGAACAGGTTGTGGCGGTCCAGCAGCCGTGCCACCTCGGCGCTGGCCGGACGACGAAAGAGTGTCTCGGCATCGCCCTCCTGCAGACTCCTTCCTCCATGCAGTACGCAGAGCCGGTCGGCAAGGGCGACTGCCTCATCCAGGTCGTGGGTGACCAGCAGGATGGGAATGCGAATCTGCTCGCGCAGCCGGGACAGTTCGCGCTGCAACCGGCGGCGGGTTACCTGGTCCACGGCTGAAAACGGCTCGTCGAGCAGCAGTGCCCGGGGCTCGCGCGCCAGCGCTCGCGCCAATGCCACCCGCTGCCGCTGCCCGCCGGAGAGCTGCGCCGGGTAGCGCCCACCCAGCCCCTCCAGGTGCACGCGAGCCAGCCAGTGCTCGGCGCGCTCCGCCTGCTGCGAGGTCTCTAGATGGCGCAGCGCGATGCGTATGTTGTCGCGGGCACTCAGATGCGGAAACAGCGCATAGTCCTGGAACACCAGGCCTACGCGCCGCCGCTGCGGCCCACGATCGACCCCCGCCGCGGTGTCGAGCCAGGTCTCCTCGCCGCAGGCGATACGCCCCTCGCGCGGCTTCATCAGCCCGGCAATGGTTCGCAGCAGCGTGGTCTTGCCGCTGCCGGAGGGGCCGACCAGCGCCAGCATTTCGCCGGCATCGCAGTGGAACCGGGCATCGAGAGGAATGGGGCCGGACTGCTGTACGGCCACTTCCAGCCGCCCCGAGGCAGGCAGCAACTCACGGCCGGGCACAGGTCCCGTGTTGCGCTCAGACACGACGCCACCGCCTGCGGCCCGCCAGGCCGTATACCACGCCGATGGTGACGAAGGAGACCAGCAGCAGCATGGCCGACATGATGCCGGCGCCGCGCTCGTCGAAGGCCTGCACCCGGTCGTAGATGGCGATGGCCAGGGTGCGGGTCTCGCCGTCGATGGCGCCACCCACCATCAGGATCACCCCGAACTCGCCCAGGGTATGGGCGAAGGTCAGCGCCAGTGCCGAGATCACACCCGGCCAGACCAGCGGCAACTCGATGCGCAGGAAGGTCTGCCACGGCGAGAGCCCACAGCACCAGGCCGCCTCCCGCAGGTTGGCCGGCACCGCCTCGAAGGCGCGCTGGATCGGCTGCACGGCGAACGGCAGGTTGGCTACCAGCGAGGCCAGCAGGATGCCGGTGAAAGTGAAGTTGAGTCCCTCGCCGGTGAGACGATGCCAGAATGCTCCGAAGGGAGCGTCGCGGCCAAAGCTCATCATCAGGTAGAAGCCCAGCACCGTGGGCGGCATCACCAGCGGTAGCGCCACCAGGGCCTCGCACAGCGGTTTGCCGCGAAAGCTCGCCTGGGCGAGCACGCGGCCAAGCCACAGGCCTAAGGGCAGCAGGAACAGGCAGGTCAGCACCGCCAGCTGCAGCGAGACCGAGAGCGCCGTCCAGTCCATCAGGGCGTCTCGCTCCCTTCGCCGCTCGCGTCTTCGCCAGCCTCGCCGGGAAGGCGGAAACCATAGCGGGACAGGATCTCCCGGGCTTCGTCCTCCTGCAGCCAGGCGTAGAAGGCCCGGGCGGTCTCGCCGGCTCCCTTGACCAGCGCCATGCGCTGCACCAGCGGCTCGTGCCAGGCTTCGGGAATCAACAGGAAATCGCCGCGCTCGGCCAGCGGCGGCGCCAGTACCAGCGACTCGGCCACCAGGCCGCCGCGCGCATCGTCGGAAAGGGCGAACTGGGCCGCCTGGGAGACGTTCTCGCCGAATACGCGCAGTGGCGTAGTGGCTTCCCATAGCCCGGCCTGCTCGATCACCTGACGCGCCGCCACCCCGTAGGGTGCATGCTCGGGGTTGGCCAGGGCGATACGCTGTCGCCCTTCTCCCCGTTCGAACCCGGCCAGGGCCTCCTGCACGCCGGCAAGCGGCGCCTCGGTGGATGGCAGGTCGCCACGCCCGGCCCGCTGCAGCCAGACCAGCCGGCCCACGGCATAGACCTCGCTCCCTTCCTCCAGCAGGCCGGCCTCCTCCAGTGCCTCGACGTTGATTTCGTCGGCCGAGAGGAACACCTCGAA
It encodes:
- a CDS encoding DMT family transporter, which translates into the protein MPLRDLLLGLVIVAIWALNIIVIKLGVAELPPLLLTTLRFILVAALLVPFHPVARHQLPFLVMISATFGTLHFALLFIGLGQAEAGTGALLVQMGTPFATLLAVIFLGERLSAKRLAGLVLSFGGVVVLAGGPSLPSPLPMALLLLSAFGWAVSQLLIKKGPNIAPLALAGWTALFAVPQVALGSWWFEHDHMSAMAAAGWFGWGAVFYTAVMSSIVAYGLWYGLLRRHPVSRLAPLSLLVPAGAVVLGIVLLGEALNAHILIGGAMVLAGVALIVIRFRALFGR
- a CDS encoding ABC transporter ATP-binding protein, with amino-acid sequence MSERNTGPVPGRELLPASGRLEVAVQQSGPIPLDARFHCDAGEMLALVGPSGSGKTTLLRTIAGLMKPREGRIACGEETWLDTAAGVDRGPQRRRVGLVFQDYALFPHLSARDNIRIALRHLETSQQAERAEHWLARVHLEGLGGRYPAQLSGGQRQRVALARALAREPRALLLDEPFSAVDQVTRRRLQRELSRLREQIRIPILLVTHDLDEAVALADRLCVLHGGRSLQEGDAETLFRRPASAEVARLLDRHNLFEGRVVAATDGRRLQWGPLMLEVAQGLDACTPGQRVSWYLPDSDVVLHRGTRAAEGKRENVVEGVVSEMIVMGGTTTLAVDVEPVGETLRFDISTHAARRSALARGERVQVSLLAAGIHLLPDEPKEMAT
- the modB gene encoding molybdate ABC transporter permease subunit, coding for MDWTALSVSLQLAVLTCLFLLPLGLWLGRVLAQASFRGKPLCEALVALPLVMPPTVLGFYLMMSFGRDAPFGAFWHRLTGEGLNFTFTGILLASLVANLPFAVQPIQRAFEAVPANLREAAWCCGLSPWQTFLRIELPLVWPGVISALALTFAHTLGEFGVILMVGGAIDGETRTLAIAIYDRVQAFDERGAGIMSAMLLLVSFVTIGVVYGLAGRRRWRRV
- a CDS encoding DUF192 domain-containing protein, with the protein product MIRDQVLNGGGLASIIVLALLSMAWPWPAAADEPSTLERVPLEIHAGGERYRLAVELARTSAERQKGLMDRDHLDPEAGMLFLYQEPQPPQGGFWMYRTRIPLDIAFLDAEGRITALHTMQPCTSRNPYDCPVTVAGVTYHAALEVNAGFFAARGIEEGACVRWPGRQSACPSAAE
- the modA gene encoding molybdate ABC transporter substrate-binding protein translates to MKFFPRWLVAVCLVLTWSPAQAASPIVAAASSLQFAFPELLAAFEAETGHSVRVNYGASGNFRRQIQQGAPFEVFLSADEINVEALEEAGLLEEGSEVYAVGRLVWLQRAGRGDLPSTEAPLAGVQEALAGFERGEGRQRIALANPEHAPYGVAARQVIEQAGLWEATTPLRVFGENVSQAAQFALSDDARGGLVAESLVLAPPLAERGDFLLIPEAWHEPLVQRMALVKGAGETARAFYAWLQEDEAREILSRYGFRLPGEAGEDASGEGSETP